A genome region from Macaca fascicularis isolate 582-1 chromosome 3, T2T-MFA8v1.1 includes the following:
- the U2AF1 gene encoding splicing factor U2AF 35 kDa subunit isoform X2, producing the protein MAEYLASIFGTEKDKVNCSFYFKIGACRHGDRCSRLHNKPTFSQTILIQNIYRNPQNSAQTADGSHCAVSDVEMQEHYDEFFEEVFTEMEEKYGEVEEMNVCDNLGDHLVGNVYVKFRREEDAEKAVIDLNNRWFNGQPIHAELSPVTDFREACCRQYEMGECTRGGFCNFMHLKPISRELRRELYGRRRKKHRSRSRSRERRSRSRDRGRGGGGGGGGGGGGRERDRRRSRDRERSGRF; encoded by the exons ATGGCGGAGTATCTGGCCTCCATCTTCGGCACCGAGAAAGACAA AGTCAactgttcattttatttcaaaattggaGCATGTCGTCATGGAGACAGGTGCTCTCGGTTGCACAATAAACCGACGTTTAGCCAG ACCATCTTGATTCAAAACATCTATCGTAATCCCCAAAACAGTGCACAGACGGCTGACGGCTCACACT GTGCCGTGAGCGATGTTGAGATGCAGGAACACTATGATGAATTTtttgag GAGGTTTTTACAGAAATGGAGGAGAAGTATGGGGAAGTTGAGGAGATGAACGTCTGTGACAACCTGGGAGACCACCTGGTGGGGAACGTGTACGTCAAG tttcGCCGTGAGGAAGATGCGGAAAAGGCTGTGATTGACTTGAATAACCGTTGGTTTAATGGACAGCCGATCCATGCCGAGCTGTCACCCGTGACGGACTTCAGAGAAGCCTGCTGCCGTCAGTATGAGATGGG AGAATGCACACGAGGCGGCTTCTGCAACTTCATGCATTTGAAGCCCATTTCCAGAGAGCTGCGGCGGGAGCTGTATGGGCGCCGTCGCAAGAA GCATAGATCAAGATCCCGATCCCGGGAGCGTCGTTCTCGGTCTAGAGACCGTGGTcgtggcggtggcggtggcggtggtgGAGGCGGCGGCGGACGGGAGCGTGACAGGAGGCGGTCGAGAGATCGCGAAAGATCTGGGCGATTCTGA
- the U2AF1 gene encoding splicing factor U2AF 35 kDa subunit isoform X1 yields MAEYLASIFGTEKDKVNCSFYFKIGACRHGDRCSRLHNKPTFSQTIALLNIYRNPQNSSQSADGLRCAVSDVEMQEHYDEFFEEVFTEMEEKYGEVEEMNVCDNLGDHLVGNVYVKFRREEDAEKAVIDLNNRWFNGQPIHAELSPVTDFREACCRQYEMGECTRGGFCNFMHLKPISRELRRELYGRRRKKHRSRSRSRERRSRSRDRGRGGGGGGGGGGGGRERDRRRSRDRERSGRF; encoded by the exons ATGGCGGAGTATCTGGCCTCCATCTTCGGCACCGAGAAAGACAA AGTCAactgttcattttatttcaaaattggaGCATGTCGTCATGGAGACAGGTGCTCTCGGTTGCACAATAAACCGACGTTTAGCCAG ACCATTGCCCTCTTGAACATTTACCGTAACCCTCAAAACTCTTCCCAGTCTGCTGACGGTTTGCGCT GTGCCGTGAGCGATGTTGAGATGCAGGAACACTATGATGAATTTtttgag GAGGTTTTTACAGAAATGGAGGAGAAGTATGGGGAAGTTGAGGAGATGAACGTCTGTGACAACCTGGGAGACCACCTGGTGGGGAACGTGTACGTCAAG tttcGCCGTGAGGAAGATGCGGAAAAGGCTGTGATTGACTTGAATAACCGTTGGTTTAATGGACAGCCGATCCATGCCGAGCTGTCACCCGTGACGGACTTCAGAGAAGCCTGCTGCCGTCAGTATGAGATGGG AGAATGCACACGAGGCGGCTTCTGCAACTTCATGCATTTGAAGCCCATTTCCAGAGAGCTGCGGCGGGAGCTGTATGGGCGCCGTCGCAAGAA GCATAGATCAAGATCCCGATCCCGGGAGCGTCGTTCTCGGTCTAGAGACCGTGGTcgtggcggtggcggtggcggtggtgGAGGCGGCGGCGGACGGGAGCGTGACAGGAGGCGGTCGAGAGATCGCGAAAGATCTGGGCGATTCTGA
- the U2AF1 gene encoding splicing factor U2AF 35 kDa subunit isoform X3 — MQEHYDEFFEEVFTEMEEKYGEVEEMNVCDNLGDHLVGNVYVKFRREEDAEKAVIDLNNRWFNGQPIHAELSPVTDFREACCRQYEMGECTRGGFCNFMHLKPISRELRRELYGRRRKKHRSRSRSRERRSRSRDRGRGGGGGGGGGGGGRERDRRRSRDRERSGRF, encoded by the exons ATGCAGGAACACTATGATGAATTTtttgag GAGGTTTTTACAGAAATGGAGGAGAAGTATGGGGAAGTTGAGGAGATGAACGTCTGTGACAACCTGGGAGACCACCTGGTGGGGAACGTGTACGTCAAG tttcGCCGTGAGGAAGATGCGGAAAAGGCTGTGATTGACTTGAATAACCGTTGGTTTAATGGACAGCCGATCCATGCCGAGCTGTCACCCGTGACGGACTTCAGAGAAGCCTGCTGCCGTCAGTATGAGATGGG AGAATGCACACGAGGCGGCTTCTGCAACTTCATGCATTTGAAGCCCATTTCCAGAGAGCTGCGGCGGGAGCTGTATGGGCGCCGTCGCAAGAA GCATAGATCAAGATCCCGATCCCGGGAGCGTCGTTCTCGGTCTAGAGACCGTGGTcgtggcggtggcggtggcggtggtgGAGGCGGCGGCGGACGGGAGCGTGACAGGAGGCGGTCGAGAGATCGCGAAAGATCTGGGCGATTCTGA